The genomic window AAGACAGTCGCTCGCAATGCGGAAGAAATTTGATCTTGATCTTGTTGACCAGACTGACGTATGGTTAAGACACAAAGTTTGTGCGATCGACGAAGCGGTCCCCGAGACGGTCAAGTAAGTTGCGAGGAGGAAGGTACGGCGAACAAGATTTGACTGTCGTTTACCTAGCCAGAtcggaaaaaaggaaaacaaaaaggcaaaaacaaaaaagtggAAAGCAAGACAAAACTTTAGTTAGGTACGGTAGGAAGAGAGGGTACAATAGATACAGATGAGGAGGAAAAGTTAAGGtaggaacaaaacaaaaggatCAACAAAAAGATCGGCGGGAGACAGAGACTAGGTATACTAAAACGGAAGGCCGGCCAGGGGCTAAGGACCAAGACGACCAAGGAAGGCTGCCTACTGTGCCTATACGCCGCCAACAACCACTTATTTTGCCCAAGCCCCCTTGCTCATACCACCATGAACCCATCCCGTCTGAGCTTAGCCCTAATACTTACTAGAGGAACACACACTCCGTAATCCCTATCTGGACATCAATCTCTCACATTGTGGCGCAGAGGGGAGATCTCACATGATTCGAGGGAAGCAGCTTGGAGAAGGCACCAAAATGGCATACGTCAGAGATAGAACAAGCTACGACCAGCCATATCCTCGCTTGTCGGACTTCTAATGAGAATAGGAACATCAGGACCAGAACCAAggcaaagaacaaaaagtgTCACGCATACAATATCGGATGGCGTGCCGTGAATCCTTGACATTCATCTATCGAGAGGCTCCGAGAACTTCGAAATAGGCAAGGCGAGTGGGGGGTACACCCGCATCCGTCTGCAATTCTGATTTGCAACGAGTAAATTGGGCGGAAGGCAAGGGAGAATGCCGTAAAGCACGTTGGACATGCGTCGTTCGCGCCAAGCCAGCCATCTGTACTGTGAACCCCTGTCAGAAAATATGGGACCCACATAAACTGCCAGGGGTAGCCCCAAAAAGCCCATCCAAGCACAACGCGGCGAAGACTGACAGCTATTCACCATCGCGGGGTGGCACCGAGCTGAGCCCGGCGGCTTTCAACCAGTCGAATGCCTGGACTGTGGTGGGGCGCGGTGGCGCGGGTGGCAGAGCAAACAAAACTTCTAAATGATAGGCTGACAGCCGCGAACTTGGGCTGGGGACCAGGGATATGGACTCAAGGGTCCACTTTGGAATCAGCAATGGCATCCCTGAGCCCAACCTCTGCTGTTCTCCTCTGAGACTTCTTGGATTCTTAGTAGCGTCTTTGGCGCGCGACCGTCACACCCTTTCATCTCATCTTTACAGTAAGCCAGCAGGGACCAGGCAGGCTGCCAAGCCAACCCCGGTCCTAGCGGTATTTCTGGGATGAACGCCTTGTTACCCAGTAATCCTGACTGATTACTATTTAGATCTAGTCTAGGTACGAAGACCGTTTTATCTTACCTATTCTATCGTTCGTTGAGACCACTTTGGTAAGATTCCGACTCATTTGAACGCGCAATGTCATGCAAAACGATGCCGGCTTCCGTGAACCGAATTGGAATTGGATTCTATTGTACAGATGTGATGGTACTCTTTTCCGcccaggcttgccaggccCCATTACactactacctacctatctatgTAGGTATGTACTTACTCCCTTGAGTCCGTTGGGTACGTACATGCACCTAAACCTAATTACCTGAGTAGGCCTTGGGTATTACAACGGCTGAATCCTTGGCACTTAATTTATATGATTGAATCCAATGATTGACTAGACTGCGGTGTTATCCGTCAGGTTAGGTCACGTCACACTCTGGTGCGTGTGCAGGCAGGGAAGGGAAATCATGCCGGTTGGAGGCCTTACTCTTTCCCTATCATATGCTTTGCAAGACCTTGCTTGCCAGCGATCCAAGGATTGATTTTCGGCATCAGTCAGCCCCCTTCCGACACAGATTAGTTTGCAATGCACTTGCGccatttttatttctttgccAGTCAGCCCAAGCAAAAATGGCTAAGCGAACCTTTACAACCAGCAAGGACAAAGCCAGAGGCTTGCTTAGTGCAGGTGGACCACAGTATTGGTACCTAGGGCATCGATGACAACAAGCTTGGTTCATCCTCTGAATGTAAGGGTTCAAGACATGAGAGCCTGGAGTTAACCCAAATGCCACAACCCATGCGTGTTTCACACTCTGTGCTTTTTTGAGTTGCTCTAAATATTGACCTGCTTTTTTCTTATGTCAATTGTTTTGCTCAAGCCGTGCCAACCCGGCAGTTCTGGTCTTAGAACTTCTAGGTCAATTCGCACGGTTCTAGCCAGGCGCATGTGATGATGTTTTCcaagttgttgttgctgagcTACCAAGTACCGTCCATGATACCAGGCGACCAATTTCAACGGCCCAACtcaacctaccctgcacttTGGGCCCAAATCGGCCCGTCATGCCAAGGCCGAAACGGTGGATTGGCGACCGCGGCAAGCTTGGGATTTTCATAGCTAACAAACCAAAGTGACGAAACACGACGCACAGCTACCCACACATCGTCGCGCGGTAGTGTACTCAACAACTCATACCTACTGTCCTGATCTACCAACAACCAGCGGTGACGACCGAAATAAATTTATTCAATGGGTGCCAATTCATCCAAGCCGGCCACACATACGTGGACCGGGTAGGTTTTTCAAAGATCAAACCCTTTCATTCGACTCCCATTCCCCCCCGACTGactttccaacggttgacCCCCGGGACCAGCTCGCAACCAACAGGCGTGTCGCAAAACATTGTCGAGTCGTTCCAATCAAGCACAGAGGTAAGCATTGaagaggaaacaaacaaacagaaaCTACCAATTTTATATATCCTGCAAGGAGATCTGCGACTGACCCTTGATGAAACTGTCGGTTCGGTTTTGCCAAAATAGACGGATGCATCACGCGCGCAATTATTAGAGCTTCAGGTCCAGGCCCGCGTGGCCTCGGAGCTCAAGAAGCTGCAGTCTGCTGAGGCCGTCGCCGTCAAGGAGGCCCTCGACAAGCTGTCGGAGCAGACCCCGGCTAACGAAGACGGCAAACAAAAGACGCGGTTCACCGTCTCCAAGGAGGTGGCCGCCCTGCGCGAGAAGCTCGAGGAGGAGAGGAAGAAGGTCCACGGCCTGCCGGACGAGGTCGAGAGCGCCCGGTCCGAGGTCGTCCGCTGCCTCAGGGAACACGACAGGCGCCCGCTCGACTGCTGGCAGGAGGTGGCCAACTTCAAGGAGCAGGTCAGGAAGTTGGAAAAGGGCTGGGTTGATAAGGTCGTCTCGTAAAAGAGCTGCGGGTTGGTCGATGATGATGGAGTGTACTATACTGTTGTCCAGCTatacaaaaaagaagagagtaGCTgacgcaagaaaaaaaaaaaaaaaaaaagcagtcAGTGCCGGTTGTCAACCATTAATCCTCTGGCGAGGGGGGCCTCCAGAAAAGTAAGCGTATTGTGGTTATGGTATTGATATTGGCTGCTCATCTGACATATCAGGATTTCCATTTGCCGAGTTTGActtttccttctccttggcAATCTCTTCCCTCCTTCTTAACccctcggccttcttcctctCCCTCCTCGCAGCCGCGTCTTCCCAGCCGGGATTTCCCGTTTGCTTCTTCTCCCCAAACTCCTCCTGCAAAGCCAGGCGAAAACGCTCGATCCGCTCCGCATTCTGCCGGAACCTCTCGTTTGATATCCTGACCAGCATGGCTAGGTACTGCGGGGTGACTAGGCACTGCAGTCCGCCTGCGGCCAGCGTGCCGATGATGGACTCTAGCCCGAGGCCCATTGACCTGATGGCAACCATGGGGgtggcctgctgctgctgctgcgggccGAGTAGGTTGATGGCTCCAGACTCACGGAAGCCGGCTTCCAGACCGCACCGTATAACAGACTGGGCGTGCTCTGAGGATGCGGTGAGGATGTGGAGGATCTGCACGTAGTCGCTTAGCACCACAATTCACTCATTGATCATGTTTGTCTCAAGATAGGTATTTGAGTGTTTACTTACCATGGGTTCAAACTTAAAATGCACAAGCCTTTCCTCTGCCTCCCCCGTCCCCTCATCAGCAACGTCATCACCGGGACCGTCGGCACCAAATAGCACCTCCTCCCAGCTCCTCCCACCCACATCGCCAAAAGGCTCGTGGCTCACATACAGCCACCTCCCACCACCTCCCTTGCCCCCAACCGTCCCGGCAAGCTGCGCATCACCGCCTCCCACTTGCACCCGATTCTGGGCCTTTTTGCCCTCCAGGAAAACGCTGACCCGTCCAGCACAGGAGCTGGTGGTCACGAGCCCGGCCTGACAGTTGATCTCGGCGATGAGCTCTCGGATCCCGACGTCTACGGAGCCCTTGGGCGACGCATCCGTGTAAGTTGAATCGGGCGTCGCCAGCTGGGCTATGAtctttgctttcttttccaaGAAAGGGATTGGGATATTGAGAGTGATGGTCATGGCTGTAGcatttaaaaataaaataaaataaaaccacaAGAATATCCAGCGTCAGCGCAGCAACGTCAGCAAATTCAGGGGATCACGAATAGTTGCTTCTCTTAATTCCTGCTGAAATCTTCAATATCAGACGCATAGGGCTTATCCATTGAGTGATGGTAATTGAAGACCGGTCGACAAACACTCAAAAGTCTGCCCCGCTTCCCGGCCAAAAAACTCTTTGAATCACATTCACCTTCAGGTCTCATGCCTACTTCATGTCTGGTGAGTACCTGCCACCTTTCCTACAATGCCCACAAAACAGCATTATACGATATCATAGCTCAGCATGAAATCGTAACTATACCAACCAACTGTCCTCATTATATTTCCTGCGCTATGACGATGTTACATGAAACAAACACAATCATGCACATGCACAAGCAATCACTCAGCAACCACAGGAGAGTCAAAAGCAAGATTACACTATTGTATTATCGtcgagaaaaaaagtaaGTCAGGAGTCACAAGGAAATTTTTCGCAAGCCGCGCTCTGGATTTTCCACCACTCCCACCCCGCCACATTCCAAATTGCAAGCACAGCCAAGGTATATACAGCTCCTGTCCCAGAACTTGGAAGGTCTCCGTGCATTATCTTCCAGCTGATCAAATAAAACATGTGTAAGAACGGAAGAAAACGAGATAGATCGCTTGGCAACGCATATCatataatttttttaaaaaaaagaaacaacgggaaaaaggataaaaacacataaaataaaacagacGGTTGAATAGGGACCGGATTTAAAATGAATGACGTGAAAAGGCTTTGTACGTCACGAGTCGTCATGCTGCAGCCGCGGCTCGGGAAGTCGGCCCTTGAAACCCTACGCTTGCAGGCCCGACATCTTGCATCTCCATGCCCTCCTTGGTCTCGGCCCGTCGGAGCTCCGATCTCTTCCTCGCCGCAAGTCTTTGATCACCTTGCACCGCGATCTCCTTGAAGCGGTAATATGTGGGCGGCCGAGGTCTGCAGAGCACCACGATCCAGTTCTTGACCCAGTTGCCCTGGGTGAAAGCTCTGTACCGGTCCTTTTTCAAGAACTTGTGAGAGTTGAGGAACTCCCTTGTCGTCTCGCCTCTCGCCATCAAAAATACATGGTAGAGCATCAGGGCGGCAGGGTACAAGAAACCCAGGAATCCGTAGATGACCAGAGCAAACGGTACGCGGAAGTGGTCGATGGCTTGCCCGACAGATATGTTCTCCAGGCTAGCGTATGTCGTTATCTGCCCTAGACAGGATCCGAGGAGGTAGATGGAGAGTAGGGTGGTGGATGTGACGAATGCGAAGAAGTACCGGTAATTGCGGCGTCCCACACAGTTGTTGAGCCATACGCAGTGGTGGTCAGCAGTCTCGATGCAGTTATCGCAAAGGCGGCAGTGATGTGTGCGCGGTGGCCGCCAGATGTTGCATGTTCTGCAGTACTTGGTCGGGACTTCCATTGCTGACGTCGAGCTCTCGGCAGATCTTATCAGTGTCCAGTCTGTAGTCGGTGGACCCAGTCGCAGCGGATCTTCGTTTTCGTCCGGCGGAGGAAACTGATGTAGATTCCTCGGCAGGATCTGGGGACATAGTCATGTTAACATGTCAGAAACTCCCGCCCTGCGCTTTACGAAAACTAATGCGATGAAGAACTTACCCCTGGATCCGACACTGATGCGTGGACAAAAGAGGAAATGCAGATATAAAACAGATATCCAAAGGTTATGGGAACTGCAGGCGAGACGTTTTCCCAGAGCCACGGTGCACTGAAAGCAAACCACAGAATCGATGGGATTACCACGAGAGATCCGGTAGCGATGTTGATGGGTGTCGACCGGGTGTTTTGGAAGCGCCCGCCCAGAAAGAAGACAGTGTTGCCTTCGAAGAATTCGAAGTTGCGACCAACGGCGACGGCCATCTTTTCCCCATTCGACGCGTTTGCTGTTGGGGCGACAGCATCGGCTGGGCTGAGCTGAGGAGTGGAAGCCACGGACTCGAGCTTCTCGCCGCCCTGAATATCCCGGTTCACACCGGTCTGCGGTGAGCCATTCCGTGTCGGAAGCATGAAGCTGGAGCGGAAGGAGCGGGGGGTCCTAACCGGAGTGGGAAGATTGTCCCTTGACTTGTAGTTCCTATCCACACGAACAGTGAGACTGTTATTCCTGCCCTCCCCGGGCTTCTTCTGAAGTGGTCGCACGCTCTCCGACAAGCTACCAGTCGGATAGTGACCATAAGTCGGGCTGGTATTTGCGGTGACCCTGTCCGCTCCTCCATCAAGATCTGTCGCCTCGGTTCCGCGTGATCCTGGTGGCCGCAGTTGTTCGCTGTCATATGCCGATTGCGACTGAGCCAGGCGTGACATCATCTGCGGGTTGGTGAAATCCGACGTGACACTCTGGCGAGTGACACTACGCCCATCGCGGGACAGCTCGATGTCGCCACGGCTATGCTGTCGGAGCAACATCGTAGGTCGAGTCCCGCTTCTTTGAGCCTGAAGCTTTTGGGAGCTCATGGGATGGAAGAATGCATGTGATGTAAGCGACGGGACGTGACTCCGACTAAGAGAGCTTCCAGGACGCCCGCTCGCAACACTGCTTGCGGCAGCGCTGGTACGCTTGCCCAGGGTATGGCGGAGGGGTTGATTCTGAGTCCTTGAAGAGAGCCCGGTTCTTGCGGTCCCCGGCCGTGAGAGGTTCTCCAACTGGCTACGACGATTTCCGTTGGTTGAGCCCTGTGCCTCCTTGTTGCCTTCGTCGTCGGAGTTGATATCCGTCATCCGGGAGGAAATGATACTAGGTGGTCCAGCCATTGTGGAGCAGAGAAAGGCCAGCGAGCCCCTTGATTACCGGCTTATACGCTCCTTCTAAGCCGCCTTCGGCGTCGAGGACTGTGATCCCAGTCGCACAGCAACTTTCCGTCGCTATATACAACTCTGGCACGCGCACAAGTACTCGAACACGAAAATACGATATATTGAGGTTGGGATCACTGCTGTGAGTTGGCGAATAGCGACTTCGCGGGCATCTCTTGTATGCGGTAACTATTTCCTTCTCGTAATATCGTCGGGTCGGAAGAGGTTGCGAAATTTTGAATCGGAAATTATTGTACCTGGCTGTTGCAATAGTTGGAACTCGTAAAAATTGTACGCAGACCGGCGCGTACAGAGAGGCGTTGTCGTGGCGATGGACGTCAGGGTCCAAAGTTGTTTCCCCAAGACTAAAGTGCGCCGTTCTAGTCTAGCTTGGCAAGAACCGCAATTCGGAGGGTATACGGGATCGCAACTGGGCGTCGGGCGAGTTGGAGATTTTTGAAATCTGCGATATGTGCAAtttaaaaaacaaaagagcgacGCGTTattcgcaaaaaaaaaagagaaaaaaaaaagaacgtgTTGAAGAATCGAAGTATGGATCTTGTTTATGGAAGACGAAGGAAAAGCCTTGCTAAGTCAACCCGACTAGCGAACGGTCAACAACAGACCATTGGCGAAGGTTCACTTTTACTTCAGGGGTGTGCCCATTCGCCTAATGGGCTTATCAAAGCATTTTGGGTTAGCAAGCAATGGCAAGGTCGGGAGCATGCCTGTAAGGGCAGCGGTCAATGCGCCTCAGCTGCAAGACGCCATCATCTTCCTGCACGGGCGCAGCGGTCCCGGATTATCTAATCATCCGCTGTCATGCTCTGGCTCTCAATTTGTTGGAAGCTTGTGACGGGCAAATCGTATGACGGCCCGAGCTTGTAGCGAATCAATTGGACAAGCTTGGTGCAGGAATTAACTTTCATTGTCCACTACCTCGATTGCAACAAGCCATTGTCGTCACCTAGCGAACACGAGCGATACCCTAGCTATCACAATCGATCCGAATTCACCACCGCGACAAATTCGAACAATCAGAACAACGCCGACATGGCCTCTTTCATCGCCAGGAGGGCGTTTACCACCAGCGCCCGCAGGCTCGAGGCTGGCGCAAAGGAGCATGTCCTCAAGCAGGAGGGCAAGAAGGACCCGGAGCTCATGGTGCGTGCTGCTGGGTCGGCTACGAACTGAATACGCTCGTACGGCCAGGTGGTTGACGAGAACTAGACGGTCAAATAAAACAAGCTGCACAAGACGGACGGCCACTGACAAGTCGTCTCAAATGATAGATCCTTGGTGGCATCATGGTTGCTGCTTTTGCCGGTGCCGGTTTCTACTTTGGTACGACCAACAGAATGAAACTATGAACTTTCGGGAAAGTTGGATTGGTTTTTTGGCTGACATTGTCGTTCCCAGGACGCACGCCTACCTCGTCCACTTCGGAGACCAAGGTCCCTATGGCCAAGGACGCCATGCCGTGGGAGAGTGAGACCGCTGGCAAGTACAAGTACCACCCCGGTGGTGACCCCAACGCTGCTCCTAAGGATGCTCCCAGCGCTGTGAACGTCGTGGTTGTTCCCGACGTCACGCTGCCCAAGGTGAGTCCAGTCTCCAAGTTCAGCAGGTATCATCATCTCGCAGAATCTAACCTTGTATCGCGTCATAGAACCTCCACGACAAGTGGAACAAATGGGGAAAGGAGGGCTACTAGAGGATTTGTTTACCATTGAAGAACATGGCCGCTGGGAAATTTCGAGATATGGCTACCAGATACCTAAGCAGAGGTAGCTGCCGACAAGGCATCGATGTACATAGAAGGCAAAGCATTATCGATCACAACCGAGGCTGAGAGAGCAACACGCCCGTTTTATTTGTTCAGGAGTCAGATTGCTGTTCGGAGTGATTGCTGTGCAGAGTTGGGCGAGTGTGTAGAGTTTGGAAAATGATGGAAGTTTGGTCACGATATGATGTATATGCTCACACCGGAGTGCACCTGTTCCACTCGCCGATACAATATTTGGGCTGTTGGCCGACTGAAACATAAATTAGCCACCCATTCACGGCATGATGCACAGTCCCGATGCATTGCCATGGAGATTTCAATTATATCATAGTAAATCCTAGATGTTCGTCTGGTCATTTTACTTGCCAAAAGTACCCTAGGTAGGTGCCTGCGTATCCATACAAAACGGGACGGTCAAAGTGCACGGAATGGGATGACCAATCAACCCATCCACGCCGTGATTGGTCCCTTTTGCCAACGGAAGTTCAGTTGTCGGCATCATCCTTCCGGTATGTTCGGAGCTTCCAAAGACATAATCACCTCATCCCCTCCATGCATACAAAAGAGAAGGGACAAATTCATTGGATCTGCTGAGGCATTGTCACAACTCCGATTGATGATTTTCAGTGATATCAATCTATGGCAAATTTTGCAACGCTATTTTGGTCACTAAATCGATAACTTCGTCCCAACGCCGCCGCTGGTAGATGATTCGGCAGCTTTCCGCTACCATGGGTGAGAaggaagggggaaaaaaagaagaaaaaagattgAGGGGTCTCGGTTAGGGAACAGGGAGAAACAAAATGGAACGAGATAAACGCCTGCTAGGGACTCCATATCCCGCTCATAATTTTTAAATTCGCCATCGCCTTCCACGAGACGAGACGAGAAGCCAAACAACAACTATGTTTGGGAATAACCATTATCAAATGCCTTGAGGGTCATTCGAATCCCATAACAGAAAAAACCAAATGCCCTGCTAAAACTCCGAAAATGCAAAGTGAAGCACAACTATGCTGTCTCAGTCAACAAGTTGATGCAGGAGCCAGCTCAAGCGGATGAGGTGACGGCAGAAGGGACATGGTCCTGGTGATGATGTTGGCGCCGGCGAGCACCTGGCCTCCTCGCAGCGTGCCAGCGAGCATCATCTGCAATCTCGCTGCCGACCGGCGAGTCTTGcatggccgccgccgtaGCAGCCTTGGCAGCCTTGGCAGCCTCCGCAGCCTTCCTGTCGGCCTCCTCAAGAAACTGGGCGTAACGCGACTTCTTGTTATGGATTCCGCACTCGGTCTTGTTCTGACCCTTCCACCTTCCGGCCCTCTCGTCCTCTCCCTCAGCCACGGGGCTGGTCGAGTGCCAGTCGCCGACCGACTTGTACCCCCTGTCGAGCAGGACGTTGTACGGGACGTCGTTCTCCTTGATGTACTTTTGCACGTCCTGGAACGACCAGTTGACGAGGGGGTTGATCTTGACGATGCCTGTCTCGTTGTCGACCTCGACGATGGGGATCTTGTTGCGCTGGCCGCCCTGAGACCTGCGGCGGCCGGTGAGGACGGCACCGACGTTGAGGTCCGAGTAGGCGCGCTGCTGGGGCTCGACCTTGGCCACCCAGTCGTAGAACTCGGCGCTAGTCTCATACAGCTTCTCGCCGTACTTCGTCTCGAAGTCGGCCACCGTCCCGCAGTCTGCCGGCTTGTACACGTGCATCTTGACGTTGCTGTACCGCTCCTTGACCCTCTCGACGAGCTGGTACGTCTCGTCAAAGTGGTACAGGGTGTCGAGGAATATGAGTTCGACCGAAGGCAGGAAGGAAGACTCCTTCTCCATCTTGGATAGCATGTCAAGCGTCACGAGCCCCGTCAGGCCAAAGGCCGTCGTCTGGTATAGGTTTGGGAAGAGGACGCGGCAGAAGCGGAGGATGTCCATGGCTTGCATCTTCTCGAGCTGGTCGTTGATATGGCGCAGGTGAGAGGGTGTGAAGGAAACCTGAGGGAGAGATGCcgtcgacgagctggccgagcaGTAGCCCGAGTCCATCTCTGCGGCGTCCTCGAACTTGACGTGGAGGGGCTTCATACGTGGAGAAGACTCCCTGGATGATGGTTGCGTCATCATGAGTGGTTTTGTTTATATGTCGATATGTCGATGGGTTATTGGGAAAGCCTCCAGCACAATATTGGACTGTTTACTCCTTTGCTAGTCGGGCTTCCGCAACGGCTTCAGGGACAGAGGATATAAGAGACAAATTCGGTTGACGGGTCTTTTACCGTCGGGGAATGGGTATAGAGTATGGTCAGGCAAGCAGTTATAAAGTAGATGGATGGCAATTGGTAATCGGGTCCCGAGAGGATAATAGTACGTAGGTAAGATGTTGGGTAAGAAGACTTAGGAGGAACAGAATAACTGCTGAATACTAATACACTCAAGGCAAAGGAATTTCTTAGAAATCGGAACATACACTGACCGGCCAAGTCTGAATAGCAGCATTGACCATGTTCCCCCGGCACTCGAGTGAGGTACCGCTACCTTGGGTTTCCCCTGGGCCAGGTACCTACTTGCCTCTTGAGTCCAGACCCCTGACAAACCATTATGTTTACCCCAAAGCGACGGTATGGCGATGCAAAGGCGTCAACGATCCTCGAGGACCAGGCGCGCGGACGAACCATATTTCAGGATGACGATTACATCAGCATGAAAATTGTAATCGGGGCCAGCACGCAATAGCGGGACTGACTGGACAACACCGGAGCCGACTATGGCTTCACATCACCGTGGAGCCTCCTGGACGATCACGACATCGACGCTACGACTTTCATCAGCCAGAAGCCCATGCTCTCATTGGCCAGCCTTGAGTGAGAGCGGCCGAGCAGGGCAGACATAGTCAATACTTGTCGTCTCAACTCCCGGGATATCCGGGAACCAGGCCCTTTGGTTGGTTGCCCTAGACCATATTCGTTTTGTTTCAGTGGTGAAAAGCCAACAGGTCGCAAGGGTTGGTGTGTCGTGTGCGTTTTGTAGACCAGGATCCCGGGCCGATATCCAGTCGTTAGCCAGCACCGATAGCCATTACCGACAGCCGCACTAAGGCGACGGTTCAGTTTTGTCGCAATCCATGGACCAGGTTACGCTTATTCATCAACCAATCGATCGAGAACTTGCATGCTCATCTTTAGTGATGATATTATGAGAATACGTATTGACAATCGAGATCCAGTAATTGTAATCTTCCTTTTGAAAAAGGCGGTCGATTCCGATGCTGGGGAACCAACTATACCACCTAACAACCGTACCTTGCCAGGTAGACGGTACAGCGATGCAGGTTTGCTCTCTCCGGGTCTGCTATCTCCAGGACGTTCACTCATCTCAAGTACGTTTATGATCAAAATGAGCCGCAACCCTTCGAGGGCCAAGACTTCACGTGAGATGATCTCACCGCACCGTTACTTCGGGGACTTTTAGTGGAAGGAGCAGATTGACGGTGACACCACTTCCATCATCCATGCAATGTTGGCGAGTCTCAGCCAACCAGACTACGCGTTGTTAGTTCTGCCCCACTAAggctgacgacgacgaagccCCGCCATGCAGCAAACTGCTCAAGAGGCGCCCCTCCAATTGATGGATGGCTGAAAGGCTGGTAGAGGCGGCCCAACAGCATCAATCAATTGATCGAGTCGTGTTAGAGTTCAATTACACGCAGCCCTTG from Pyricularia oryzae 70-15 chromosome 4, whole genome shotgun sequence includes these protein-coding regions:
- a CDS encoding phosphoadenosine phosphosulfate reductase; its protein translation is MMTQPSSRESSPRMKPLHVKFEDAAEMDSGYCSASSSTASLPQVSFTPSHLRHINDQLEKMQAMDILRFCRVLFPNLYQTTAFGLTGLVTLDMLSKMEKESSFLPSVELIFLDTLYHFDETYQLVERVKERYSNVKMHVYKPADCGTVADFETKYGEKLYETSAEFYDWVAKVEPQQRAYSDLNVGAVLTGRRRSQGGQRNKIPIVEVDNETGIVKINPLVNWSFQDVQKYIKENDVPYNVLLDRGYKSVGDWHSTSPVAEGEDERAGRWKGQNKTECGIHNKKSRYAQFLEEADRKAAEAAKAAKAATAAAMQDSPVGSEIADDARWHAARRPGARRRQHHHQDHVPSAVTSSA
- a CDS encoding palmitoyltransferase ERF2; its protein translation is MAGPPSIISSRMTDINSDDEGNKEAQGSTNGNRRSQLENLSRPGTARTGLSSRTQNQPLRHTLGKRTSAAASSVASGRPGSSLSRSHVPSLTSHAFFHPMSSQKLQAQRSGTRPTMLLRQHSRGDIELSRDGRSVTRQSVTSDFTNPQMMSRLAQSQSAYDSEQLRPPGSRGTEATDLDGGADRVTANTSPTYGHYPTGSLSESVRPLQKKPGEGRNNSLTVRVDRNYKSRDNLPTPVRTPRSFRSSFMLPTRNGSPQTGVNRDIQGGEKLESVASTPQLSPADAVAPTANASNGEKMAVAVGRNFEFFEGNTVFFLGGRFQNTRSTPINIATGSLVVIPSILWFAFSAPWLWENVSPAVPITFGYLFYICISSFVHASVSDPGILPRNLHQFPPPDENEDPLRLGPPTTDWTLIRSAESSTSAMEVPTKYCRTCNIWRPPRTHHCRLCDNCIETADHHCVWLNNCVGRRNYRYFFAFVTSTTLLSIYLLGSCLGQITTYASLENISVGQAIDHFRVPFALVIYGFLGFLYPAALMLYHVFLMARGETTREFLNSHKFLKKDRYRAFTQGNWVKNWIVVLCRPRPPTYYRFKEIAVQGDQRLAARKRSELRRAETKEGMEMQDVGPASVGFQGPTSRAAAAA
- a CDS encoding tRNA wybutosine-synthesizing protein 3 is translated as MTITLNIPIPFLEKKAKIIAQLATPDSTYTDASPKGSVDVGIRELIAEINCQAGLVTTSSCAGRVSVFLEGKKAQNRVQVGGGDAQLAGTVGGKGGGGRWLYVSHEPFGDVGGRSWEEVLFGADGPGDDVADEGTGEAEERLVHFKFEPMILHILTASSEHAQSVIRCGLEAGFRESGAINLLGPQQQQQATPMVAIRSMGLGLESIIGTLAAGGLQCLVTPQYLAMLVRISNERFRQNAERIERFRLALQEEFGEKKQTGNPGWEDAAARRERKKAEGLRRREEIAKEKEKSNSANGNPDMSDEQPISIP